One region of Terriglobales bacterium genomic DNA includes:
- a CDS encoding VWA domain-containing protein, translating into MRQSLTTRLAALVTLTSMLLSPLGAQSPASSTSGDQSGFRIKVSSELVLVNVVVRDRDGKVVRGLTKDDFQVSEDNKAQTIASFDLQDVDVATAQAPAAEAPSQAMVLTAPKPPGAAAPPPPPNAGGLRDHRLVVLFFDLSGMEPEEIDRAAKAAEKYVDTQMSPADLVAVAALASQLQVVQDFTADRVQLKRTLQKFNLSSGQGFQEGATGDTEGTADNAAPFTPDDTDYNTFNTDRRLQALQSLAKAMGGIEQKKSIVYFSGGVNRTGIDNQTQLRAAINTAVKSNVSIYAVDIRGLQALPPGGEAQRASLRGVGLYSGQSERNALNANFSSQETLVTLAEDTGGRAFTDSNDFGKVFQRVQQDTATYYLIGYRSNNPVRDGRYRHITVKLKQAATAGYKLEYRSGYYAPRDFQHSTRDDRESQLEAELASELPATDLGVYLAAAYFRVDDAHYFVPVSIVVPGSEIPFTRDADKDKATLDIIGLVRDEFKRVVGNARETVKLNVEGTQEVRRKNVQYNTGFTLAPGPYHLKFVIRENQTGRLGSFETDITIPDLRKAPLRMSSVLVGSQLNSSAKKGASPLVHEGTELIPSITHVFSANQKLYFYYEVYEPAKALKPAQAAKDAPQPKNPIRLLTNIAFFNGKLKTYETPLVEAKELNTPERRAAVFQFEVPITQLRPGFYTCQVNVIDDAAGNFAFPRVPLLVRR; encoded by the coding sequence ATGAGGCAGTCGCTCACAACCCGCCTCGCGGCGCTGGTCACCCTGACCAGCATGCTGCTTTCGCCGCTCGGAGCGCAGAGTCCGGCGTCTTCGACTTCGGGTGACCAGAGCGGCTTCCGAATCAAGGTCTCCTCGGAGCTGGTGCTGGTGAACGTGGTCGTGCGCGATCGCGACGGCAAAGTTGTTCGCGGGCTCACCAAAGACGACTTCCAGGTCAGCGAAGACAACAAAGCGCAGACCATCGCCAGTTTTGATTTGCAGGACGTGGATGTGGCCACCGCGCAGGCGCCCGCGGCCGAAGCTCCGTCGCAGGCCATGGTGCTCACCGCCCCCAAGCCTCCGGGCGCTGCTGCTCCGCCGCCTCCGCCGAACGCCGGTGGCTTACGCGATCACCGGCTGGTGGTGCTGTTCTTCGATCTTTCCGGCATGGAGCCGGAAGAGATCGATCGGGCCGCGAAGGCAGCCGAGAAATACGTTGATACGCAGATGTCGCCTGCCGACCTGGTGGCCGTGGCCGCGCTCGCGTCGCAATTGCAAGTTGTGCAGGACTTCACCGCCGATCGCGTCCAGCTCAAGCGCACGTTGCAGAAATTCAATCTTTCCTCCGGCCAGGGCTTCCAGGAAGGCGCGACCGGCGACACCGAGGGCACCGCCGACAACGCCGCGCCGTTCACGCCCGACGACACCGACTACAACACTTTCAACACCGACCGCCGGCTGCAGGCGCTGCAATCGCTGGCGAAGGCGATGGGCGGGATCGAACAGAAAAAGTCCATCGTTTATTTCAGCGGCGGGGTGAACCGCACCGGGATCGACAACCAGACGCAACTGCGCGCCGCCATCAACACCGCCGTAAAAAGCAACGTCTCCATCTACGCGGTGGATATCCGCGGCCTGCAGGCGCTGCCGCCGGGCGGCGAGGCGCAGAGGGCAAGCCTGCGCGGCGTCGGCTTGTACTCGGGCCAGTCGGAGCGCAACGCGCTGAACGCGAACTTCAGCAGCCAGGAGACGCTGGTCACGCTGGCGGAAGATACCGGCGGGCGCGCCTTTACCGACTCCAACGATTTCGGCAAAGTCTTCCAGCGCGTGCAGCAGGACACGGCCACGTACTACCTGATCGGATACCGCAGCAACAACCCGGTGCGCGACGGCCGCTACCGCCACATCACGGTGAAGCTGAAGCAGGCGGCGACCGCCGGCTACAAGCTGGAATACCGCTCCGGTTACTATGCGCCGCGCGACTTTCAGCACTCCACCCGCGACGATCGCGAGTCGCAGCTCGAGGCCGAGTTGGCGTCGGAGCTGCCCGCCACCGATTTGGGCGTCTATCTCGCCGCCGCCTACTTCCGCGTGGACGACGCGCACTACTTCGTCCCGGTTTCGATCGTGGTGCCCGGCTCGGAAATCCCATTCACGCGTGACGCCGACAAAGACAAGGCAACGCTCGACATCATTGGTCTGGTGCGCGATGAGTTCAAGCGCGTGGTCGGCAACGCGCGTGAGACGGTGAAGCTGAACGTGGAAGGCACGCAGGAGGTTCGCCGCAAGAACGTGCAGTACAACACCGGCTTCACGCTTGCGCCGGGGCCGTATCACCTGAAGTTTGTCATCCGCGAGAACCAGACTGGACGTCTCGGCTCCTTCGAGACCGACATCACCATCCCCGACCTGCGCAAAGCCCCCCTCCGCATGAGTTCGGTCCTCGTCGGCAGCCAGCTGAACAGCTCAGCAAAGAAGGGCGCCAGCCCGCTCGTTCACGAGGGCACCGAGCTCATCCCCAGCATCACCCACGTCTTCTCGGCCAACCAGAAGCTGTATTTCTATTACGAAGTCTACGAACCGGCCAAAGCGCTGAAGCCGGCGCAGGCCGCGAAAGACGCGCCGCAGCCGAAGAATCCCATCCGCCTGCTCACCAACATCGCCTTCTTCAACGGCAAGCTGAAGACTTACGAG
- a CDS encoding TonB-dependent receptor yields the protein MRIKSAVFASLALCAPFLLGQAAPPASPQPPASPAGAASIATAPYGEISGTVKAGATPLPGVSISATNTLTGQKLISSTDLAGNFTLQVPSKGRYVVRAELAAFAPATKEALINDAARSATVDVVMELASRAQEAQQQQQSQLQQLAGAMRGGSGFQNLALSGADGASAMMDGDPGPASGPGGGATGNGAIPGMNEALAAGMPPLALNADPATESFSVSGNMGRSQDMGANFEELRDRIAQEIQDRMRRGEFGPGMQGANIKFGDPGGFGGGGGGAPQIVIMGGPGGGGFNIGGRGGRFNVNQPHGMLYYSMGNSVFDARPYSLTGVPAPQADYSQNRYGAFLGGPLNIPHIYHGGTSTFFTIGFNGTRASNPFDAFATVPTPAERAGNFSNTFVNGQPVTIINPATGQPFPGSQITNINPAAAGLLNFIPLPNQPGSAQNFHYVNSADTNVDAFNFRIVKNFGAPANQQRGQGQRAGGGGQRGGRGGGRGLFNRPRNNINFGINFNQVHTQALNVFPSVVGSTKVRGLNVPFGWSHTFGRFNSNFRVNFNRNRVQTTNLYAGVNNVAGSLGINGVATDPFDWGIPGLTFTHYTGLRDITPALRRDQTLSFSETVGWVKGKHNWRFGGDFRRIQLNPRTDSNARGSFIFSGFATGYDLADFLLGLPQQTSEQFGATGYYFRGNSWDLFAQDDWRMRGNLTLNLGLRYEYVSPFSEKFDRIVNLDAAPGFTAVAPVTPNAIGPFTGKFPASLMNPDRNNFAPRVGIAWRPNQKTVVRSGYGISYNTGAYNSIVQQMAYQPPFAATATNIASTAGALTLQNGFPTAAAGTLTNNFGADRNYALGYVQNWDLNVQRELTRTIILNIGYSGAKGTRLDVLQAPNRGPNGLLLPGVQAFNWQTADGASILHSGDLRIRKRMAHGFSIGGTYTYSKSIDNASTIGGGAVVVAQNARDLAAERGLSSFDVRHRLVADYLYELPFGTNKRWLSRGGALSHVFGDWQWSGSLSAQSGSPFTARVLGAFADIARGTNGTLRANATGQPVQISDPSIEQWFNTAAFVAPPPGQFGNAGRNTIIGPGMLNFDMSVSKNFVVRDTQGLEVRLSATNVFNHPRFAAIDTAVNSPTFGQVVSVGSMRKVQLMARYHF from the coding sequence ATGAGAATCAAGTCAGCCGTCTTCGCTTCGCTCGCGCTTTGCGCGCCCTTCTTGCTGGGACAAGCTGCTCCTCCGGCGTCTCCGCAGCCTCCCGCATCGCCGGCCGGCGCTGCATCCATCGCGACCGCGCCCTACGGCGAGATCAGCGGCACAGTGAAGGCGGGCGCCACGCCGCTTCCCGGCGTCAGCATCAGCGCCACCAACACGCTCACCGGGCAGAAGCTGATTTCATCCACTGACCTCGCGGGCAACTTCACCCTGCAGGTTCCCAGCAAGGGACGCTACGTCGTGCGCGCCGAGCTGGCGGCGTTCGCGCCGGCCACCAAGGAGGCGCTCATCAACGACGCCGCGCGCAGCGCCACGGTTGACGTCGTCATGGAACTTGCATCGCGCGCGCAGGAGGCGCAACAGCAGCAGCAGTCGCAACTGCAGCAATTGGCAGGCGCGATGCGCGGTGGCAGCGGCTTCCAGAACCTCGCGCTCTCGGGCGCCGATGGCGCTTCCGCCATGATGGACGGCGACCCTGGCCCGGCGTCTGGACCGGGTGGCGGCGCCACCGGCAACGGAGCGATTCCCGGCATGAACGAAGCGCTGGCCGCCGGCATGCCTCCGCTGGCGCTCAACGCCGACCCAGCAACCGAGTCGTTTTCCGTGAGCGGCAACATGGGCCGCAGTCAGGACATGGGCGCTAACTTCGAAGAACTCCGCGACCGCATTGCGCAAGAGATCCAGGACCGCATGCGCCGCGGCGAGTTTGGCCCGGGCATGCAGGGCGCGAACATAAAGTTTGGCGACCCAGGCGGATTCGGCGGCGGTGGTGGCGGCGCGCCGCAGATCGTCATTATGGGCGGCCCCGGCGGCGGCGGATTCAACATCGGCGGACGCGGTGGCCGCTTCAACGTGAACCAGCCGCACGGCATGCTGTACTACTCCATGGGCAATTCGGTGTTCGACGCGCGTCCCTACTCGCTCACCGGCGTGCCCGCGCCACAGGCCGACTACTCACAGAACCGCTATGGCGCATTCCTGGGCGGGCCGCTGAACATTCCGCACATCTACCACGGCGGCACGAGCACGTTTTTCACCATCGGTTTCAACGGGACGCGCGCCTCAAATCCGTTCGACGCGTTCGCCACCGTGCCCACGCCGGCTGAGCGGGCCGGCAACTTCAGCAACACGTTCGTGAACGGGCAGCCAGTCACGATCATCAATCCGGCGACCGGACAGCCCTTTCCCGGGAGCCAGATCACGAACATCAATCCGGCCGCCGCGGGTCTGCTGAACTTTATCCCGCTGCCAAACCAGCCGGGCAGCGCGCAGAACTTCCACTACGTGAACTCGGCCGATACGAACGTGGACGCGTTCAATTTCCGCATCGTGAAGAACTTTGGCGCGCCGGCAAACCAGCAGCGCGGCCAGGGGCAGCGCGCCGGCGGCGGCGGTCAGCGCGGCGGAAGAGGCGGCGGGCGCGGACTTTTCAACCGCCCGCGCAACAACATCAATTTCGGGATTAACTTCAACCAGGTCCACACGCAAGCGCTCAACGTGTTTCCGTCGGTGGTGGGCAGCACCAAGGTCCGCGGGCTCAACGTGCCGTTTGGCTGGTCGCACACCTTTGGGCGTTTCAACAGCAATTTCCGCGTAAACTTCAACCGCAACCGGGTGCAAACGACCAACCTCTATGCCGGCGTGAACAACGTTGCCGGCTCTCTGGGCATCAACGGAGTCGCCACCGATCCATTCGACTGGGGCATCCCCGGGCTGACCTTCACGCATTACACCGGATTGCGCGACATTACGCCCGCGCTGCGCCGCGACCAGACGCTCTCCTTCAGCGAGACGGTGGGCTGGGTAAAGGGCAAGCACAATTGGCGCTTCGGCGGCGATTTCCGCCGCATCCAGCTCAACCCGCGTACCGACTCGAACGCGCGCGGCTCCTTCATCTTCAGCGGCTTCGCCACCGGCTACGACCTGGCCGACTTCCTGCTCGGCCTGCCGCAGCAGACCTCGGAGCAGTTCGGCGCCACCGGCTATTACTTCCGCGGCAATTCCTGGGACCTCTTCGCGCAAGACGACTGGCGGATGCGCGGCAATCTCACGCTGAACCTAGGCCTGCGTTACGAGTATGTCTCGCCATTCAGCGAAAAATTCGACCGCATCGTGAACCTCGACGCTGCGCCTGGCTTCACGGCGGTTGCGCCGGTCACGCCGAACGCAATCGGTCCGTTTACGGGCAAGTTCCCGGCGTCGCTGATGAATCCGGATCGCAACAACTTCGCGCCGCGCGTGGGCATCGCCTGGAGACCGAACCAGAAAACCGTGGTGCGCTCCGGCTACGGCATCAGTTACAACACCGGGGCGTACAACAGCATTGTCCAGCAGATGGCGTACCAGCCGCCGTTTGCCGCCACCGCCACCAACATTGCCAGCACGGCGGGCGCGCTTACGCTGCAAAACGGTTTCCCCACGGCCGCCGCCGGGACGCTGACCAACAACTTCGGCGCCGACCGCAACTACGCGCTCGGCTACGTGCAGAACTGGGACCTGAACGTTCAGCGCGAACTGACGCGCACGATCATCCTCAATATTGGCTACAGTGGCGCGAAGGGTACGCGGCTCGACGTGTTGCAGGCCCCGAACCGCGGTCCGAACGGGCTGCTGCTGCCGGGAGTGCAGGCGTTCAACTGGCAGACGGCGGATGGCGCTTCGATCCTGCACTCGGGCGACCTGCGCATCCGCAAGCGGATGGCGCACGGCTTCTCCATCGGCGGAACGTACACGTATTCAAAATCCATCGACAACGCCTCCACCATCGGCGGCGGCGCCGTCGTCGTGGCGCAAAATGCGCGGGACCTGGCGGCCGAGCGCGGGCTGTCGAGTTTTGACGTGCGTCACCGCCTGGTCGCCGATTATCTTTACGAGCTGCCGTTCGGCACGAACAAGCGCTGGCTGTCGCGGGGCGGCGCGCTCTCGCATGTCTTCGGCGACTGGCAGTGGAGCGGCAGCCTGAGCGCGCAATCGGGATCGCCGTTCACGGCGCGCGTGCTGGGCGCGTTCGCCGATATCGCTCGCGGCACCAATGGCACCCTGCGCGCCAACGCGACCGGCCAGCCGGTGCAGATTTCCGATCCCAGCATCGAACAGTGGTTCAACACGGCAGCCTTCGTCGCGCCTCCGCCGGGACAGTTCGGCAACGCGGGGCGCAACACCATCATCGGGCCGGGCATGCTCAACTTCGACATGTCGGTGAGCAAGAACTTCGTTGTCCGCGACACGCAGGGACTCGAAGTCCGGCTCTCTGCGACGAACGTGTTCAACCACCCGCGCTTTGCCGCCATCGACACAGCGGTGAATTCGCCGACATTCGGGCAGGTGGTCTCGGTCGGCTCGATGCGCAAAGTACAGCTTATGGCGCGGTACCACTTCTAG
- a CDS encoding DUF5666 domain-containing protein, translating into MKKLAAIMIIALAGMPLLAQQEGQAAPGGQPAEAQRGERRERFRGMGVGGTITAINGDTLTIKTMRGDDATVKTTSDTRFMKDQKEARLADFKTGDQVMIAGERGSDGVWNARFVGVGMMRGGGGGMMMGGPGGMSPEDLGKKFIVGKIKAIDGLKITVDRPDGQTQTIEVDENTSFRKNRESVTLADFKVGDDVMGRGELKNGAFVPSVLSAGNFMMRMGAGAGAGAATGAGAGNGQAPPPAQPK; encoded by the coding sequence ATGAAAAAGTTAGCGGCAATCATGATTATTGCGCTGGCCGGCATGCCGTTGCTGGCGCAGCAGGAAGGCCAAGCCGCGCCGGGCGGGCAGCCAGCTGAGGCGCAACGTGGCGAGCGCCGCGAGCGCTTCCGCGGCATGGGCGTGGGCGGCACCATCACTGCCATCAATGGTGACACGCTCACCATCAAGACCATGCGCGGCGACGACGCCACCGTGAAAACAACCTCCGACACGCGCTTCATGAAAGACCAGAAGGAAGCCAGGCTGGCCGACTTCAAGACCGGCGACCAGGTGATGATCGCCGGCGAACGGGGCAGCGACGGCGTTTGGAACGCGCGCTTCGTCGGCGTCGGCATGATGCGCGGCGGCGGTGGCGGCATGATGATGGGCGGCCCGGGCGGCATGTCGCCCGAAGACCTCGGCAAGAAGTTCATCGTCGGCAAGATCAAGGCCATCGATGGACTCAAGATCACCGTCGATCGTCCCGACGGCCAAACCCAAACCATCGAAGTTGACGAGAACACCTCGTTTCGCAAGAACCGCGAGAGCGTGACCCTCGCCGACTTCAAGGTGGGCGACGACGTAATGGGACGCGGCGAACTCAAGAACGGCGCCTTTGTCCCATCCGTGCTGAGCGCCGGCAATTTCATGATGCGCATGGGCGCCGGTGCCGGTGCCGGAGCAGCCACTGGAGCCGGCGCGGGAAACGGCCAGGCCCCTCCGCCCGCGCAACCGAAGTAA
- a CDS encoding gas vesicle protein GvpG: protein MLLIDDLLLAPITGFQFIMRTLQRVAEEQWTDDAPLKERLLELQVQLESGEINEEQYVAAENEIMKELREIQRRRKALAGVEEDEGPPGAPTR from the coding sequence ATGCTTCTCATTGACGATCTGCTGCTGGCCCCGATTACCGGCTTTCAGTTCATCATGCGCACCCTGCAGCGCGTGGCCGAAGAGCAGTGGACCGACGACGCGCCGCTCAAAGAGCGGCTGCTTGAATTGCAGGTGCAGCTCGAATCGGGAGAGATCAACGAAGAGCAGTACGTCGCCGCCGAGAACGAGATCATGAAGGAGCTGCGCGAGATCCAGCGGCGCCGCAAAGCCCTTGCGGGAGTAGAAGAAGACGAAGGCCCGCCCGGAGCGCCAACTCGGTAA
- a CDS encoding GvpL/GvpF family gas vesicle protein produces the protein MAKQKQAANNRKRPAAARSAKQAEESPVLVSGAGGAGAAVLAQVERMPAPAAAASSAGRYVYGVIQTREPISFGKIGIGGLGDMVYTVHYNDIAAVVSRTSVFIFDPTRENALAHEHVIENVMKNHTIIPMSFGTIFRTEDDILEVLRGIYPSLKDVLKQMAGKLEFGLKVTWDRERIIDELKRDDEEIHRFHQEITRKHLQSTYFARMQLGRMIDKAMVERSAQYVREIYDGLRGVCVASRDNKPIGDKMIMNAAFLIQKDKEAQFDEAVNKIAKKYGDRLNFKYTGPWPPYNFVNIRLKLERGTAG, from the coding sequence ATGGCCAAGCAAAAGCAAGCGGCGAATAACCGCAAGAGACCGGCTGCGGCACGCAGCGCTAAGCAGGCGGAAGAGAGCCCGGTGCTCGTCTCAGGAGCAGGCGGAGCCGGCGCCGCGGTGCTGGCCCAAGTGGAGCGCATGCCGGCGCCCGCCGCGGCGGCATCCAGCGCCGGCCGCTACGTGTACGGCGTCATCCAGACGCGCGAGCCCATCTCGTTCGGCAAGATCGGCATCGGCGGCCTCGGTGACATGGTTTATACCGTGCACTACAACGACATCGCAGCCGTCGTCAGCCGCACCAGCGTCTTCATCTTCGATCCAACGCGGGAAAATGCGCTCGCCCACGAACATGTGATCGAAAACGTGATGAAGAACCACACCATCATTCCCATGAGTTTCGGCACCATCTTCCGCACCGAAGACGACATTCTCGAGGTGCTGCGCGGCATTTATCCGTCGCTGAAAGATGTCCTCAAGCAGATGGCCGGCAAGTTGGAATTCGGACTCAAGGTCACCTGGGACCGCGAGCGCATCATCGACGAACTCAAGCGCGATGATGAAGAGATCCACCGCTTCCACCAGGAAATTACGCGCAAGCACCTGCAATCCACCTACTTCGCCCGCATGCAGCTGGGCCGCATGATCGACAAGGCCATGGTGGAGCGCTCGGCGCAGTACGTTCGCGAAATCTATGACGGACTGCGCGGCGTGTGCGTCGCTTCGCGCGACAACAAGCCGATTGGCGACAAAATGATCATGAACGCCGCCTTCCTCATCCAGAAAGACAAGGAGGCGCAGTTCGATGAGGCGGTGAACAAGATTGCCAAGAAATACGGCGACCGGCTGAACTTCAAGTACACCGGTCCCTGGCCGCCGTACAATTTTGTGAACATCCGGCTCAAGCTGGAGCGCGGAACGGCGGGCTGA
- a CDS encoding response regulator — MGKSHILVVDDEPSVLLTYRLLLEQQGYDVTAVLSAREAMRILETSTFDLLLCDLSLEEQYSGFDVVDFGRQRDPGLLAALLTGYATMDAAEKAGTRNIPLLFKPIDIEQFFTTISALLGDGNGQAKASGE, encoded by the coding sequence ATGGGCAAGTCGCACATTCTGGTGGTTGATGACGAGCCGTCGGTGCTGCTGACCTACCGTCTGCTGCTCGAGCAGCAGGGTTACGACGTCACGGCGGTGCTCTCCGCCCGCGAAGCGATGCGAATTCTTGAGACCTCCACATTCGACCTGCTGCTTTGCGACCTGTCGCTCGAGGAGCAGTACAGCGGTTTCGACGTAGTGGATTTTGGCCGCCAGCGCGATCCCGGGCTGCTGGCCGCGCTGCTGACCGGCTACGCCACCATGGACGCGGCGGAGAAGGCGGGAACGCGGAACATCCCGCTGCTGTTCAAGCCGATTGATATTGAGCAATTCTTTACGACTATTTCTGCTTTACTGGGAGACGGAAATGGCCAAGCAAAAGCAAGCGGCGAATAA
- a CDS encoding ATP-binding protein, translating to MLRARQNSSVERQNGDSDLARHRRRAALRLLGAERAEEIFPVLLEEILALGFSRALVAEVDFESATVRPVASLNCPRPLQDYFRVSLWSDAPVLSALHEFTPATIAYNRNRKLYVHPLIYNNRRPCWEAERDHRSADCLAVLNQNHTRRLSLNEQVCQVCDMRSYAALVAVEVPARGMEREMMELRAVAELANRYLARLFKVEHYFNRMRDMETTIAQLNTVMQSMPDPVILTDAQHRVLLQNRAAARFFKLPEEVTEGLAHAVELNNLLFSAALSSMAVSDAESSRDLTLVDAIEGDEVLFEAVCAPTLTRDGVRVGMVTVMRDVTDLRRADEELRSNYDRLRTAEEVVRQDRDRLNLIVENVGDPIAVCDSNAKFVLLDPLARELFGAEEEDAVRTPEQMKNLARFEAYVTTFTYAFSHKESAPLRLFNPTLQTEVDYDARSGKIYDERGQVSYTVTVLRDFTALRKLEQLKMERRILEIEKFAATGRLAGTIAHEINNPMEAIKNSIYLMGSMVEPHGQPIYDILKKETERVARITRQMLGLYRHSEQVTNVDINSLVEDTLALFARQLERAGVRVENSLKPMPPILGSADQFRQILSNLIVNARDSMPDGGRLRIRTRHVSRPDSVHGTIRITIADTGTGIPPSSIATIFEPFYTTKGERGTGLGLWIVKGILENHSGKIRVRSKVGRGTVFRIELPIVR from the coding sequence ATGCTACGCGCTCGTCAAAACAGCAGCGTAGAACGGCAGAACGGGGACAGCGATCTGGCGCGACACCGCCGGAGAGCGGCGCTGCGGCTGCTCGGAGCCGAACGCGCTGAAGAAATCTTTCCCGTGCTGCTGGAGGAGATTCTCGCGCTGGGTTTTTCGCGTGCTCTGGTGGCCGAGGTTGACTTCGAGTCCGCCACGGTCCGTCCCGTGGCTTCGTTGAACTGTCCCCGGCCGCTACAGGATTATTTCCGGGTATCGCTCTGGTCCGATGCGCCGGTTCTCTCGGCCCTGCATGAATTCACGCCGGCGACCATTGCCTACAATCGCAACCGCAAGCTTTACGTCCATCCGCTGATCTACAACAACCGGCGTCCCTGCTGGGAAGCCGAGCGCGATCATCGCTCCGCCGATTGCCTGGCCGTCCTCAACCAGAACCACACGCGCCGGCTCAGCCTCAACGAACAGGTCTGCCAGGTGTGCGACATGCGTTCCTACGCGGCGCTGGTAGCCGTGGAAGTTCCCGCGCGCGGGATGGAGCGCGAGATGATGGAGCTGCGCGCCGTCGCCGAACTGGCCAACCGCTACCTGGCGCGGCTCTTCAAGGTCGAGCATTACTTCAACCGCATGCGCGACATGGAAACCACCATCGCGCAGTTGAACACCGTGATGCAGAGCATGCCCGACCCGGTCATCCTTACCGACGCGCAGCATCGGGTGCTGCTCCAGAACCGCGCCGCGGCGCGCTTCTTCAAGCTGCCCGAAGAAGTCACCGAGGGCCTAGCCCACGCCGTCGAACTGAACAACCTGCTGTTTTCCGCGGCGCTGTCTTCGATGGCCGTTTCGGACGCGGAAAGCTCCCGCGACCTGACCCTGGTTGACGCCATCGAGGGCGACGAAGTGCTGTTCGAGGCCGTTTGCGCGCCGACGCTAACGCGCGATGGCGTCCGCGTGGGCATGGTCACCGTGATGCGCGACGTCACCGATCTGCGCCGCGCCGACGAGGAGTTGCGCAGCAACTACGACCGCCTGCGCACTGCCGAGGAAGTCGTCCGCCAGGACCGCGATCGCCTCAACCTCATCGTCGAAAACGTGGGCGATCCCATCGCCGTCTGCGACAGTAACGCCAAGTTCGTGCTCCTCGACCCGCTGGCGCGCGAGCTGTTCGGGGCCGAAGAAGAGGACGCTGTTCGCACCCCCGAACAGATGAAGAACCTCGCCCGCTTCGAGGCCTACGTCACCACCTTTACTTACGCTTTCAGCCACAAGGAAAGCGCGCCGCTGCGCCTGTTCAACCCCACGCTGCAGACGGAAGTGGACTACGACGCGCGCTCCGGCAAGATCTACGACGAACGCGGGCAGGTTTCGTATACCGTCACCGTGCTGCGCGACTTCACGGCGCTCCGCAAACTCGAGCAGTTGAAGATGGAGCGCCGCATTCTGGAGATTGAGAAGTTTGCCGCCACCGGGCGCCTGGCCGGCACCATCGCCCACGAGATCAACAACCCAATGGAGGCGATCAAGAACTCCATCTACCTGATGGGTTCCATGGTCGAGCCTCACGGCCAGCCCATCTACGACATTCTCAAGAAGGAAACCGAGCGCGTGGCGCGCATCACCCGCCAGATGCTCGGCCTGTATCGGCACAGCGAGCAGGTCACCAACGTGGACATCAACTCGCTGGTGGAAGACACGCTCGCATTGTTTGCGCGGCAACTGGAGCGCGCCGGCGTGCGGGTTGAGAATTCGTTGAAGCCGATGCCGCCGATTTTGGGCTCGGCCGACCAGTTCCGGCAGATTCTCTCCAATCTCATCGTGAATGCGCGCGACAGCATGCCCGATGGCGGCCGGCTGCGCATCCGTACCCGGCATGTTTCGCGCCCCGACAGCGTGCACGGCACCATCCGCATCACCATCGCCGACACCGGCACCGGCATCCCGCCCAGTTCGATCGCCACCATCTTCGAGCCGTTCTACACGACCAAGGGCGAACGAGGGACGGGGCTGGGTCTGTGGATTGTGAAGGGCATACTTGAGAACCACAGCGGCAAGATCCGGGTCCGAAGCAAGGTAGGCCGGGGCACTGTATTTCGTATCGAGTTGCCGATCGTGCGCTGA
- the gvpA gene encoding gas vesicle structural protein GvpA: MAVERVSGGSSLIDVLDRVLDKGIVIDAWVRISLVGIDLITVEARVVVASIDTYLKYADAVGLTGIVSRPQLESVAEETVIETPRPARTQRRAAGRR, translated from the coding sequence ATGGCTGTTGAACGGGTATCTGGCGGTTCGAGTCTTATTGACGTCCTTGATCGGGTACTCGACAAGGGCATCGTCATTGACGCCTGGGTGCGCATCTCCCTCGTCGGCATCGATCTGATCACGGTTGAGGCGCGCGTCGTGGTCGCGTCCATCGACACTTACCTCAAGTACGCCGACGCCGTTGGTCTTACCGGCATCGTGTCGCGTCCGCAACTGGAGTCGGTGGCCGAGGAAACCGTCATTGAAACTCCGCGTCCTGCGCGAACCCAACGGAGGGCCGCCGGCCGCCGCTAA
- a CDS encoding gas vesicle protein, which produces MDTRVPTVSGTTNLLDILDRVLDKGLVIAGDVRISLANVELLTIRIRLLVCSVDKAEQIGLNWWKYDPHLTTAVGPTPKVRQALPSPAPGARRRPAPTASRPSRTRRG; this is translated from the coding sequence ATGGATACCCGCGTTCCGACTGTCTCCGGCACAACCAACCTGCTCGACATCCTTGACCGGGTGCTGGACAAGGGTCTGGTGATAGCGGGCGACGTTCGTATCTCCCTCGCGAACGTGGAATTGCTGACCATTCGAATCAGGCTGCTCGTTTGCTCGGTGGATAAGGCGGAGCAGATCGGCCTGAACTGGTGGAAGTACGACCCGCACCTGACAACCGCGGTCGGGCCGACTCCCAAGGTACGACAAGCGCTGCCTTCTCCCGCGCCGGGAGCGCGAAGGCGGCCAGCGCCGACTGCTTCTCGACCTTCGAGAACACGGCGCGGGTAA